The genome window CGGCAACCACGGGGTGGAGCTGCTCCGCGAGAGGAGCGGCGCCGCCCCGCACCGACGCCCGGGCGGCTGCGTCGACGTCCACCTGAGGTACGTGGAGGTCGGCGGCGTGACCGTGCTCGGCTTCGAGGGCAGCGCCCGCTACCGCGACGGGCCGTTCCAGTACAGCGAGCGGGAGTTCGCCTGCATGGTCGCGCGCCTCACGCCGCGCCTGCTCTACGAGCGCCGGCGCAGGGGACGCGCCGTCGACGTGCTGCTCACCCACGCCCCGCCGGTGGGCCCGTCGGCGGGACCCGACCACGCCCACCGCGGCGTGCCGGCCTTCAACGCGTTCCACCGCCGCTGGCGTCCCCTCGTGCACGTGCACGGCCACCTGCACCTGGAGGGCGGCGGGCCGCGGGAGCACGTCACCGAGGACGGGGTGCGGGTCGTCAACGCCTTCGGCTACACGCTCATCGACCTGTGAGGGGGATGATCCTGGCGTGAGTGGGGCCGAGGGGAAGCCAGCGCGCGCCGCTCCCGAGCGGGGCGCGACCGACATCGCCGGGCAGGGGCGGGCCGGCGCGGCCCGGCCGCCGGCGGAGCAGGAGGCCATCGCCGCCTCGTCCGGCGGTCCGCCGTTCCTCGCCCGGCTGCGGGGCAGCGCGGCCCTGGAGGTGAGCGGACCCGACGCCGCCGCGTTCCTCCACGGCCAGCTCGCCAACGACGTCACCGGCCTGCGCCCGGGTGGCACGAACCGGTCGCTGCTGCTCAACCACAAGGGCCACGCCCTGGCCGAGGCGCAGGTGCTGCGCCTCGAGGAGCGGAGGCTGGTCCTGGTCGTCGACGACGATCGGGTCGAGCAGGTCGCCGAGAGCCTCGAGCGGCACGTGGTCTTCGACGAGGTGGAGCTGCGCCGCGTGCCGGCGGCCGCGGTGACCCTGCAGGGCAGCGCCGCCGCGGACATCCTGGCGGCGGCCGCCGGCGCGCGCGGCGCCGCGGGCGCGCCGGGCGAAGGCGCCTTCGCGTCTGTGAAGCTGGCCGGCGCCGCGGCTCTCGTCTACGCCGTGCGGCGCTCGTCGGCGGGCGGCTTCGACGCCCTCGCCCTGGGGCCGGGCGACGCGAGCGCGCTCGAGGCCGCCCTGGTGTCGGCCGGCGCCGTGCCGGTCGGTCCTGGGGGGCTGGACGCGGCGCGCGTGGCGGCGGGCGTCTCGTCCGCGGGCCGCGAGGGCGGCGAGGGCGTCCTGCCGCAGGAGGCGGGCCTCGAGCGCTTCGTCTCGTTCCGCAAGGGCTGCTACCTGGGCCAGGAGATCATGGCGCGCGTGGCGGCGCGGGGCGCGGTGCGGCGCGGCCTGGCCACCCTCGAGCTCGCCGGCGAGCCGGCGGGGCGCGACGTGGAGGCCGGCGGACGCGTCGTGGGCCGCCTCGGCACGGTCGCGCGCCTCCCCGACGGGAGCCTGCGCGCGCTGGCGGTGCTGCGCCACGACCTGACGGAGGGCACGGCCGTTTCCGCCGGCGGCGCCGGCGCGGTCGTCGTCGTCGGGCCGGTGCGTAGAATGCCGTCATGAAGCCCAAGGACAGGTGGCTGGCGGAGGAGTACGCCGAGGCGACGCGCTCGCTGCCCGAGCGCGACGTCCCGTTCGAGACGCTCTCCGGCATCCCCGTGGAGCCCCTGTACACGCCTGAGGACCTGGAGGGCTTCGACCCGGAGCGCGACCTCGGCTACCCCGGCACCTTCCCCTACACGCGCGGCGTGCGCGCCAGCATGTACCGCGGACGCCTGTGGACGATGCGCATGTTCGCGGGCTTCGGCACGGCCGAGCAGACGAACGAGCGCTTCAAGAAGCTGCTCGCCGCCGGACAGACGGGTCTGTCTACCGCCTTCGACCTGCCGACCCTCATGGGCTACGACAGCGACCACCCGATGGCCCTGGGCGAGGTCGGCAAGTGCGGGGTGGCGGTGTCGAGCCTGGCCGACATGGAGGTCCTCTTCGACGGGATCGACCCCGAGAGGGTCACGACCTCGATGACGATCAACAGCCCGGCGAACGCGATCTGGGCGATGTACCTGGCGATGGCCGAGAGGCGCGGCGCCGACCTGCGGAACGTGGGCGGCACGATCCAGAACGACATCCTCAAGGAGTTCATCGCCCAGAAGGAGTACATCTTCCCGCCGCGGCCGAGCGTGGACCTGGTCATCGACACGTTCGAGTGGGGCCCCAAGCACGCGCCCAGGTTCAACTTCATCTCGGTCTCCGGCTACCACATCCGCGAGGCCGGGTCGACGGCCGTGCAGGAGCTGGCGTTCACGCTGGCCGACGGCATGCACTACGTGCGCAAGGCGCTGGAGCGGGGCCTCGACATCGACGAGTTCGCGCCGCGCATCAGCTTCTTCTTCAACGTCCACAACGACTTCTTCGAGGAGATCGCGAAGCTCAGGGCGGCCCGGCGGATCTGGGCGCGCCAGATGCGCGACGTCTTCGGCGCCAAGGACCCGCGCTCGTGGATGCTGAGGACTCACGCGCAGACCGCCGGCGTCTCGCTGACGGCCCAGCAGCCGCTGGTGAACGTGGCCCGCGTCGCGATCCAGGCGCTGGCCGGGGTCCTCGGCGGCACGAACAGCCTGCACACCGACTCCTTCGACGAGGCCCTGGCCCTGCCGACGGAGGAGGCCGCCACGCTGGCCCTGCGCACGCAGCAGGTGATCGCGCACGAGACCGGCGTCACGAACACCGTCGACCCGCTGGCCGGCTCCTACTACGTCGAGAGCCTCACGAACGAGATGGAGCGCCGGGCCCTCGAGTACTTCCGGCGCATCGACGAGCTGGGCGGCGTCGAGGCGGCCATCGAGGAGGGCTTCTTCGCCCGCGAGATCGGCGACGCGAGCTGGCACTACCAGCGCGAGGTCGACGACAAGCGGCGCATCGTCGTGGGCGTGAACGAGTACGTGCAGGACCACCCCGAGGTGCCGATCCAGCTCGTCGACCCGTCCGTGGCCGAGGTGCAGAAGGAGCGCCTGGCGCGCGTCAGGCGCGAGCGCGACCAGGCCGAGGCGCGGGCCGCGCTCGCCGAGCTGGAGGCGGCGGCCAAGGAGGGCCGGAACACGATGCCCGCGTTCATGGCCTGCGCCCACGCCTACTGCACGCTGGGCGAGCAGATGGACGTGCTGCGCAAGGTGTTCGGCGTCTACCAGGAGCCGGTGCTGATCTGACGGCCTGGCGCGCCGGCCCGCCGCCGGCGCGCCGATCCGGGAGGGCGAGTGGACCGCAGGATACGTGTGCTCATCGCGAAGCCTGGCCTGGACGGCCACGACCGCGGGGCGAAGGTGATCGCGCGGGCGTTGCGCGACGCCGGCATGGAGGTCGTGTACACGGGGCTCCGGCAGACGGCGGAGATGATCGTCTCGGCCGCGGTGCAGGAGGACGTCGACGCCGTGGGGCTGTCCGTGCTCTCCGGCGCCCACATGCACTACTTCAGGCAGGTCGTGGAGGGCCTGAAGGAGAGGGGCGCCGGGGACGTGCTCGTCTTCGGGGGCGGCATCGTCCCCGACCAGGACCTGCCCGAGCTCGAGCGCCTCGGCGTCGGCCGCGTGTTCGGCCCGGGCGCCAGCACCGACGAGGTCGTCGCCTACCTGCGCGAGGCCGTGGCCGACAAGGTCGCCCGCGGACCGTGAGAGCGCGGCGGCTCGGGGACGCCGAGCCGTTCTCTGGCGAAGGTGAGGAACCTCATGACGCGCTCATCCGGGGCGCGTTAGGGTTGCTCGTCGCACCCTGCGGCCTACGGAGCACAGCGCCTTGAACCTGAAGCGTATCGTCGTCCTGTTCGTCTTGTGTGCCGTGGGACCCTACGCCGCCGCCGAGGCCTACGCCCTGCGCACGGTCGCGCCGGGCGAGTCTCTCGGCCTGATCGCCGACCGCTACGGGCTCTCCGTCGACGACCTCATGGTCTTCAACGGCCTGTCCAGCGTCACGATCCACCCCGGCCAGGTGCTGAAGGTCCCCTACGTCGACGCCGTCGGCGGACCAGCCGAGGCCACCGCGTCCCCGCCACCAGGCTTCCGCTGGCACGTGCTGGGAGAGGGCGAGACGCTGAGCACCGTAGCCAGCGCGTACGGGGTCAGCCTCGAGGCGATGGTGGGGGCGAACCCGGACATCTCCTCGCTCGACAGGCTGCCGGCCGGCATCGAGCTGCTCGTGCCGCCCGCGCTCGGCCTCGTCGTCACGCTCCGTCCCGGCGAGACGCTGCTCGACGTCGTCCACCGCCACGGCGTGGCCCCGGAGGACCTGGTGAGGGCGAACGAGCTGCGCTCCCCCTTCGACGTCGTGCCCGGCATGATGCTGTTCCTGCCCGACGTGCACCCCACGGAGGCGATGGCGCGCCTCGAGAAGGTGCGCGAGGAGGAGAACCGCTACGTGTGGCCTGTGCACGGGCGCCTCACCTCCTACTTCGGCCCGCGCAACCTCGGCATGGGCACCTCGAGCTTCCACCGCGGCATCGACGTCGCGGCGCCGTGGGGCACGCCCGTCGTCGCCGCCCGCTCCGGCACCGTCACGTTCGCGGGCTGGTCGAACCAGGGCTACGGCAACCTCATCAAGCTCAGGCACGCCGGCCACGACGAGACGTGGTACGGGCACTTCAGCTCGCTCGCGGTGTCGGTGGGCCAGTACGTGAAGCAGGGCCAGGTGATCGGCTACGTCGGCTCGACCGGCATCTCCACCGGCCCGCACGTGCACTTCGAGCTCTACGAGGCCGGGCGCGCGGTGGACCCGCTGTCGATGCTGCGCTGAGGGAAGCCGCGCCCGGGGGCGCTCAGCGTTCGCCGCTCCAGAGGATGCGCCCGCAGCTCGGGCAGCGCGTCACGCCCTCGCCCCGCCTGACCTTCTGGACGACGTGGATGGGCAGCCGCACGCTGCAGCCGCCGCAGCTCTGACCGTTGACGATCTCCACCAGCGCCAGTCCGCGGCGGGCCGCGCGCACCTGCTCGTACTGCCTCAGCAGCGGCCTGTCGACCCCGGCGGCCAGCTCGTCGCGCTGCGCCCTCGTCTCGGCGATGCGCGCGTCGACCTGCGCGACGCGCTCGTCCTCGCGGGCGCGCATCTCGGCCAGCGTGGGCTGCAGGCCGTCGAGCTCGGCCCTCAGCGCGTCGTGCTCGCCGGTGACGCGCTCGAGCTGCTCCAGGAGGGGCAGCGTGTCCTCCTCGAGCTCCTGCACGCGCGTGGCGAACTGCAGCTCCTGGTTCTGGAACTGGGCCGCCTCCTTGGCGCTGGCGGCCCGCATCGCCGAGTCGGCGGCGCCCTTGCGGCGCTCGGACAGCGTCTTGAGCTCCAGCTCGCTGGCGTTCACCCGCCGCCTCAGGTCGGCGACCTCCTGCGCCTTGCGCTCCAGCCGCGACTCCAGGTCGGCGACGCGAGCGACGAGGTCGGTGAGCTCCTGAGGCACCTGCCCGCGCTCGCCCTCCAGGGCGTCGATCTGCAGGTCCAGCGCCTGCACGTCGCTCAGTCTCTTCAGCATCAAGCCTCCATCGACGAGAAACCCCCGGCCGGCGCGGGGCGGGCGGGGGTCTCAGCGTCGCCTACGAGTGGCGGTCGAGTCACGAACGCAAGTCTAGCACGGGGTCCGTGACGCGGTAGACTCGCCCCGTGGCGTTCGAGCCGGCAGAGCTCCGGGAGTCGTCGGCGGAAGCCCCGCTCGACGAGGGGGTCGAGGAGTCGCCCGAGGCGTTCGTGGAGCGCTGGCGCGAGCACGCCGTCGACGCCGTGCTGTTCCCGCGTCCGGAGGGCGTGCCGCTCCTCGAGTGCGAGGTCGGGGGGACCGTGATACAGGTCTTCGAGCGCACCGGCCCCTACCTCTCGCGCCCGGGGCCGGCGAAGCTGATCGTGAACCCCACGACCGCCGCCCTCGTGCCCGCCGGCCCGGCCGAGCTCCCGCGGGTGGAGACCAGGGGCCTCAGCCGCCTCGCCGCCGTCGGCACCGCCGTGCGGCGGGAGGGCCGGGTCGTCGTCGTGGACGCCGGCGTCCCGCTCGTCGTGGCGGTGGAGGGTGCGCTGCCCGCGGGCGTGGGCCCCGGCTCCCTGGTCGCCTTCGAGTCCGAGGCGCCCGTGCACGGCTTCGTCGTGTCCGGCGCGCGCTACGCGGTGCACCGGCGCGAGGGGTCGGACGACGCCGCCTGGTGATGGATAGACCGTTCTATCCTTAGACCTGCGGGGACGGGGACGTCGGGCCGCGCCCTGCCGCCTGCCGCGCGCCCGACCCCGTCTGCTAGACTGGCCCGCTGTGCCGAAGGTCGTCCTCAGCCGCGCAGAGCCGCCGCCGCCCCGCGTCACGCCGGCGCGGGTCAGCGCCGTCGAGCCGGGCTCGCCCGCGGACGCGGCGGGCGTGAGGGCCGGCTGGGAGCTGCTGACCGTCAACGGCGAGCCCATACCCGACGTGCTCGCCTACCGGCGGGAGCTCGCGAAGGGCGTGGCCACCCTAGCGGTGCGCGACCCCGAGAGCGGCGCCGAGGTCAGCTTCGGCGTCGAGTGGGAGGAGCCCGGCCTCGAGTTCGACGAGGTGATCTTCGACGGCATCAGGCTGTGCGCCAACCACTGCGACTTCTGCTACGTCCACCAGATGCCCAAGGGCATGCGCAAGAGCCTCTACATCATGGACGACGACTTCAGGACGAGCTTCCTCTACGGTTCGTTCGTGACGCTCACGAACCTCACGGAGTCCGACGTCGAGCGCATCCTGGACGAGCGCCTCTCGCCCCTCTACGTCTCCGTCCACACCGCCGACGAGCGCAAGCGGGCCGAGCTGATGAAGTGGTGGCCCACGAAGACGCCGAACCCCGAGGCGACGAGCATCCGCGCGATGTTCGAGCGCCTGCGCGACATCGACCTCTACACGCAGCTCGTGCTCGTGCCCGGCCGCAACGACGGCGACGAGCTCGACGCCACCCTCGAGTACCTCGCCTCGCGGCCCAACGTCCTCTCCGTCGCGGCCGTGCCCGTGGGCCTCACCGCGCACCGCGGGCACCTCGCGAAGATCGAGCCGTACGACAGGGAGGGCGCCGCCGACGTGCTGCGCCGCGTCGAGCGCTGGCAGGGGCGCATGCTCGCCGAGCGCGGCACGCGCTTCGTCTTCGCCTCGGACGAGCTCTACCTCGTCGCCGGTCGCGAGCTGCCCGCCGCCGAGGAGTACGAGGGCTTCCCGATGCTCGAGAACGGCGTCGGCATGGTGAGGGACTTCCTCGGCGCGGAGACCCCGGCGCTGCCAGGCCGCCTGCCGTCGCCGCGCCGCGTGCTCCTGGCCACGGGCAGGCTGTTCGCGCCGGTGCTCGAGGAAGCCGTCGCGCCGCTCCGCGCCGTGGACGGGCTCGAGGTCGAGGTGCGGGCGCTGCGCAACCACACGTTCGGCGAGGTCACGACCGTAGCCGGGCTGCTCGCCGGACGCGACGTGCTCATGGGGGTCGAGCCGGGCGAGGCCGACCTGCTGCTGCTGTCGCCGAACATGCTCAAGTACGGCACGCAGACGATGCTCGACGACCGCACGCTCGCCGACCTCGAGCGCGAGCTGCGCATGCCCGTCGCGGTGGGCGGCACCGACCTGGGCGAGCTCTACGGCAGCGTGCTGCGGGGGCCCGCCGGCACCTACCTGCCGTCGTTCGGCTTCTCCACGCACGCGATCAAGGAGGCGGCGAAGCAGCACTGATGGAGGGCAGGCAGGCCGGAGCGGCAGCGCGCGCGGCGGCGAGCGGCCGGCCGCGGCGCGACCTGGCGACGTACCTCTCGCTCGTGAAGATCGAGCACTCGCTCTTCGCGCTGCCCTACGCCTACGTGGGCATGCTGCTCGCCGCCGACGGCTGGCCCGGCTGGCGGACCTTCCTGCTCGTCACGCTGGCGATGGTCGGCGCGCGCACGGCGGCGATGGCCGTGAACCGCGTCGTCGACGCTCGCCTCGACGCCCTGAACCCCCGCACCGCCGGGCGCGAGATACCCAGCGGGAGGCTCACGCGCTGGGACGGGGTCGCCGTGGCCGCGGCCGGGACCGCCGCGCTCGTCTACGCGGGCGCGTCGCTGAACCGCCTCACGCTCGCGCTCCTGCCCGTGGCCCTCGCCTTCCTCGTCGCCTACCCCTACACGAAGCGCTTCACCTGGGCCTGCCACCTCTGGCTCGGCGTCACGATCGGCGCCGCGGCGGCCGGCGGCCACGTCGCCGTCACGGGGTCGTTCTCGTGGGTCGCCGTGCTGCTGTGGCTGGCGGTGGCCGCCTGGGTGGCGGGCTTCGACGTCATCTACGCCCTGCTCGACGTGGCGTTCGACCGTGCCCACGGCGTGCACAGCGTCCCCGCCCGCTTCGGCGTGGACAGGGCGATCGGGTTCGTCGCCGCTCTCTACGCCGTGGCCTGGCTGTCGCTGCTCGGCGTCGGCCTCGCGACGACCGTCGACCCCGCCTGGCCGCACGCGCCGCTCGGCCCGGCCTTCACGGTCACCTCCGGCCTGGTCGGCGCCTACCTCGCCCAGCAGGTGAGGTCGCTGCTGCGCTACCGCGACGCCCGCGCGATCGACGCCTTCAACGTCAACCTCGCGCTCGGCCCGCTGGTGCTCCTCGGCACCGTCCTCGGCCTCGTCTGGCGCTGAGGTCGGCGCCGCGGGCGGCGGGTCGGGGGCGCCGGGCGCCGAGCCGCCCGGGGGACGTCCGCGGCGGCCGGGGAACGCGCCCCACGCGGCGCTCCCCGCGCTGGCCGCGACCCTGAAGCGACGCTGAAGGCCAGGGTGTTCGGGGCGCCCGCCGCCGCCACGCGTCCCTGGTACCGTGTGTGCATGGCGCCCCTCGACCAGAGCCACGAACGCGCCGGCGGGGAGGTCCTCCCGGTGCTCCCGCTCGACGTCGTCGTGTTCCCCGGCATGACCGTGCCGGTGACGGCCACGGAGGAGCGGTACAAGCGCCTGGTGCGTCTGGCGCTGGCCCAGGAGAGCGAGCCCAAGCGCGTCATCACGGTCCTGGCTCCGCCCTCGGCCCCCATACGCGACATGCCCGAGCACCTGGAGAGGTACGGGACGCTCGCCCACCTGCTCAGCGTGGAGGAGACCGACGAGGGCTACGACCTCGTGCTCCACGGGCAGGAGCGCTGCGAGGTGAAGGTCTCGCGCACCGAGGACGTGCCCGACGGCGCGGGGGAGACGAGGCCGCTGCACTTCGCCGAGTACCGCCCCGCCCCGGTCGTGCGCGGCGACCCGAACGCCGAGGCCGTGGCGGCCTGGGACGCGATCGACACGTTCAGGGCCTACGCCGGGGCGATGTACAAGGGCGACACCGACATCGACACCCACCTGCCGGAGGACCCGCTCTACCAGGCCTCGTTCGTGTGCGCCAACATCAGGGTCCCGGCGGTGAACAAGCAGCCCCTGCTCGACGCCCCCACGCTCACCGAGCGCTTCGACCTCGCCCGCCACCTCATGCTCGAGCGCCTGCGCAAGCGCGAGCAGCGAGGCCGTCGCCAGCGCGCTTGACCGCGGACGCGGGCAGCGCCGCCCGGCGCGAGCTCCTGACCTTCAGCTGGGAGCGGCTCCCCTTCGTCACCGCCGACGTGCCCGGCACCGGCGGCAGCATCAGGTCCGCGCCCGAGGACTTCGTGGTCGAGGAGCTGCCCCTCTACCTGCCGCAGGGAGACGGCTCACACCTCTACCTCAGGGTCGAGAAGCGCGGGCTCACGACGCGCGACCTCGTCATGGCCCTGGTCGGCGCCGGGGTCGACGAGGCGTCGGTGGGCGTGGCCGGCCTGAAGGACAAGCACGCGCTCACGACCCAGTGGCTGAGCCTGCCCAAGCGCCACGAGGGCGCCGTCGCGGCGCTCGAGGACCTGCCCGGCGTGCGCGTGCTCGAGCGCTCCTACCACCGCAACAAGCTGGGCCTGGGGCACCTGCGCGGCAACAGGTTCATCGTCACGGTCAGGGGCGTCGCGGACGGGGCGCGGGCGCGCGCCGAGGACGCCCTGGGGGCCCTCGCCAGGCGCGGCGCGCCCAACTGGTTCGGCCCGCAGCGCTTCGGCCGGTTCGGCACGAACGCCTACGACGGCTGGCGCGTGCTGCGCGGCGAGAACGTGCCGGGCGGGCACAGGCTGCGCCGCTTCTTCGTCTCCGCGCTGCAGTCGCTGCTGTTCAACGAGGTGCTCGCCGCTCGCATCGCTCTGGGGCTCTACGAGACGGTCGTCGCCGGCGACTGGGCCAGGAAGCACGACACCGGCGGCACGTTCCTGGTCGAGGACCCGGCCGCCGAGGCGCCGCGCGCGGCCGGGCTCGAGATCAGCGCCACGGTCCCGCTCTACGGGCGCAAGGTCAAGCCGTCTCCCGCCCGCGCGGGCGAGATCGAGGCCGCTGCGCTCTCGCGGCTCGGGCTCGCGTGGACCGACTTCACGTCGCGCCGCGGCGACAGGCGCCTGACGCGCATCCTGGTCGAGGACCCGTCCGTGAGCGCCGACGGCGACGCCGTCACGCTGCGGTTCACGCTGCCGAAGGGCTCCTACGCGACGTCGGTGCTGCGGGAGGTCATGAAGGTCGACGTCGACGAGCCGTCGACGCCAGCAGACCCAGAGGGCTCCTGAGGAGACCGCCGAACCCGCGCGCCGGGGCGCGGCCCGCCTCCCGCGCGGGCGAGAGACGCCGCCAGGCCAGCTCGACGAGGAACGCGGCCACGGCGGCCGCGAGCAGCGGCTGCCACAGCGAGCGGCCCGCTCCGCCCAGGTCGGGCGCGTAGTCGTCGCCCACGACCACGCTGCCGCCGGTGCGCCGCGCCACGGCGGCGAGCACCTCGGCGCCGTCGATCGGCGCGAACTCGGGGTCGGGCCCCGCCACCGGGGCGCGGGCGACCAGCTCGGAGCCGCGCGAGACGACCACGTCCTGGCCGCCGCCCGGCGTCCAGGGCAGCCGGCCCAGGTAGCGTCCGGGACCCACCTGCTCGAGGACGACCGAGCGACCGCCGTAGCGGGCCACGAGCCTCTCCCCGTTCACGTACTCGCCGCCGCGCACGGCGTCGACCACGACCTCGAGCTCGTTGCCGTCCCGCCGCGCCGTCGCGTCGTAGCCGGGCGGCACCGCCTGCAGCCAGCGGCCGAGCGTCCCCAGCGCGCCGGACAGGCCCGGCCAGTCGGCGAGCCCGCCGGCCCAGGCGTTGAGGTCCGTGGTCAGGGCGGCCGTGCGCCCCAGCCCGGCGCGTCGCACGGCGAGGATCGGCTCGCCCTCGCGTCCGCCCAGCAGCTCCTGCGCGTCCGACCGCAGGCTGGTGGCGACGTAGGCGTCGACGGGCGGCAGCGCCTCGGGGAAGTCGTAGAGCTGGTTCGGCCGGCCCCGCGGGACCGTCGGCTCGTCGACGAGCAGGGCCCGCGTGGCCGTGAGGGCCTCGTTGCTGAAGATCCGCGGCAGCGTGGCGACGTCGAGGGCGGCGTAGTACCGACCGCCCCCGGCCTCGGCGATGGCCTCGAGCCGCTCGAAGTCGGCCTCGGCGCCGATCGCGATCGCCGAGGTCGTGATGCCCTCCTCGAGCGCCGCCGCGGCGATGGCCGGGAAGTCAGGCGCCTCCTGCTGCGCCCCGAAGGGCCCGCTGCCGTCGTAGAGGCGTCCGTCGGACAGCACGATCACGTGCTTCACGGCCGCGTCCGTGTCGCGCAGGGCCTCTATGGCCATCTCGTACGCCGGGCCCAGGACCGTGCCGCCGCCAGTGCCCAGGCCCAGGATGCCCTGGAGCATCTCGCGCTTGCCGCGCTCCGTGGCGGGCCTCAGCTCGAACACCCAGCGCGTGCTGGCCTCGTCGGAGAAGGCGACGAGGCCCAGGAGGTCCTCCTGGTAGGCGAGCTCGACGACCTGGATCGCCCCCTCCTTGGCCAGGTCGATCTTCGAGGGGTTGCCCGTGGCCATCGACTGCGAGCGGTCGATCACCATGACCAGGGCGACCAGGGGCAGCGTCACCTCGGTGCGCAGGTCGGTGGTGACGGGCAGGACCTCCTCGACGGGCGTCCTGTACCAGCCGCCGAAGCCGAAGCTCTCGGGACCGCCCGTCATCAGCAGGCCGCCGCCGGTCTGCACGAAGCTGGCGAGGAGGTCGAGCTGCCCCGGCGTGAACTCGAGCGCGCCGCCGCGCAGCACCACGGCGCTGTAGGCCAGGGGGGAGGTGACGTCGGCGGGCGTGCCCTCGACGACCTCGAGCCCTTGCGCGCGCAGCACCT of Trueperaceae bacterium contains these proteins:
- a CDS encoding VWA domain-containing protein yields the protein MTEAVSAALGVSLAQPWWLLALALCAVPLARGPRDAGSWLRALGIALAALALAGPVVPGGRESLAVVVDVSDSVGGAGLARAAELVAGLPEPAAVVLAAADAVHVPTLPGEVPGFVTTDGTDLARALQVAAAGGAGRVLLVSDGVAPEGPLLTSLPPVPVDVAHVPSRPGTGLAELILPSQAAPGQAVEAVAVVRSDVATTVRLSAEAGGTALPAREVAVEPGDTAVPFTFTAGDGSAMEVTVYLEADEPAGATTLTRELAVRARPPVLVVGDPAMAEVLRAQGLEVVEGTPADVTSPLAYSAVVLRGGALEFTPGQLDLLASFVQTGGGLLMTGGPESFGFGGWYRTPVEEVLPVTTDLRTEVTLPLVALVMVIDRSQSMATGNPSKIDLAKEGAIQVVELAYQEDLLGLVAFSDEASTRWVFELRPATERGKREMLQGILGLGTGGGTVLGPAYEMAIEALRDTDAAVKHVIVLSDGRLYDGSGPFGAQQEAPDFPAIAAAALEEGITTSAIAIGAEADFERLEAIAEAGGGRYYAALDVATLPRIFSNEALTATRALLVDEPTVPRGRPNQLYDFPEALPPVDAYVATSLRSDAQELLGGREGEPILAVRRAGLGRTAALTTDLNAWAGGLADWPGLSGALGTLGRWLQAVPPGYDATARRDGNELEVVVDAVRGGEYVNGERLVARYGGRSVVLEQVGPGRYLGRLPWTPGGGQDVVVSRGSELVARAPVAGPDPEFAPIDGAEVLAAVARRTGGSVVVGDDYAPDLGGAGRSLWQPLLAAAVAAFLVELAWRRLSPAREAGRAPARGFGGLLRSPLGLLASTARRRRPS